The DNA window CTTTGCAGAATCAAGAttacgatatcgatgctgaaatgatatactgTGCAAGTAGTGAAGAACATTAACTTAAAACGAACCAGCACGCAAGCGGGCTTCTTCCAAATAAAAAGTCTCTGCATATAGTTGGTTAATTATTTGCCCTCTTGTGAATCTCACATTCCCCATATGGTGTTTAGCAGAGCAATGAACATTTCACAAAAAAGTCtcgagtcttatttgttttactttagctagaaaagctgtttttaaaagccattaagctcaatattattggcccccttcagcaatattagtgttggattgtctccagaacaaaccactgttacacactgtgcctaattaccctaactttaccctaattaagcctttaaatgtcacttagagCTGAATACTTAGTGTCTTGAAGAttatctagtcagatattatgtgctgtcatcatgacaaaaagaaatcagtttttagaaatgagttattaaaactattgtttaaaaaatgtgctaAAGAAATCTGTcagaaatgagagaaaaaaaaaaaaaaatctaaaattaaattgGAAGCGGAGGGCTAATAtatctgacctcaactgtacaccATGTTAATAGTGTGGCTGAAGCGCTTCATTACCTTCCACCCATTTTGTATCCTCCGCCTCCACGATCTCCTCCTCTAAATCCACCTCCTCTCCCACCTCTGAAGCCGCCGCCGCGGTCCCCGTGATCTCCTCCATAGCCACCGCGGCTGCCGCGATCTGGGAAAAAGTGGAGAAACCACAACATTAATCAATGAGAGTTCACAAGCTAAAATATGGACAGTTGCtccttattttatttcataagtTATTTTGATGGATTAGCTTCAGACAAGAGCATAGGTTTGCACTTGACATTAATAGGGATGGGTGAATAAAACAGATAGAACTATAGATGTCACTAAAACGCTATTTACACcacaaaattaaaaagaaaaatcaggcgaataactgcaaaaagattgttttaatgaataaaaaaataataataaataaaaaacaccccTTTTAATAAGCTGGTCACAGGCCTGATAATGTTAAAATAAcgtttattaactgataaagagaAACTTTAATAAAGACTTCTGTTTATTTTAGCCATGCCGCAAATGAAACGCATCCTATATGTCAGTATTAATAAAAGATGgagcacaggctgtagtttttctgGTCGTTTCAACCAAAATTTGACCTGCTACTCagattaggagaactggcagGGATGATTTACTTGTACATGTGGCTGTtaattctgcagtttaacaaaaccAAAGTTCAAACATTGAAAGATTTCCAGCAACCATATGAATCCTGTGCTTTTAAGCTTTGGAGAAAATGTCTGCttggccaaaaagaaaataagccTCAATTAGTTTTATTACACGTTACTTACCACTGCCGCCGCCACCACCACCGAAACTGTCCCCTTCTGGCTTCGGTGTACCACACCGGTTGCATTCATATCGCCTGGCGAAGTTCATGTTGCCACAAGAActaaaagatgaatgaatgagtgaataaatctGGACTATTATAAGAGTATACTGATTGCTGAAAGTCTGAAATTCACACCTGTTAGGACAAGGCCAGTCTCCACCCCGGACATCAAATGACGGACCACCACCAAAGCCGCCGCCGccgccaccaccaccaccaccacctcgGCCTCGAAAACCTTTATAAGATGACAAACATTAAATTCCTATTTTACAGCTTTGGTACATTTTCTGTGTGTatgaataaacagttaatattctttatttttttataattaggcctgtcacaataactAACCGCTAGAATGTAAATTGTCATTGTAAAATGTTGTTTGTAGATAAATATTGCAAATGGCAAAAAGTTAAAGTTTTCAAGTATTGCACAATAAGTTGATGCATTGAACTTATTATGCAATACTTGAAAACCTTAACTTTTTGCCATTTGCAATATTTACAGACTTACAAATTACTATGACAATTTACATTCTAGCTCACCAGTGTCAGTTTATAATTGAGCATTTACCCAATAGAGGACATTTAATCGTGTGTGTGATTACATACATAATAGGACATTTACCATTTAACATCAAATTATTGAATCTAAATAACCTTAAAAATAAGTATGCTTAAGTGTTTATGGCTAGttgcattattatgctgttatTTAAGCATTATACAATCAGTGGAATAAAATGatcttaaaaatgacaataatattgcttaTTGCAACAATTTGGGTGACGACACATTGCACAACAAAACTTGTGACATGCCTATTTGCGATGTAATATGCAATTTATGCGTCACACACATTTTGACAGCCAATATGAAGTGATTTGATACAGCATAGGAGTTGCAGACACTTCTCAAATATCAGAAATCTAAACTTGTATTAAATGcaatagtttttttcttcttctgctgctgttaaAATTGCACCGGGTCATTTTTGACCAGTAAGCCAACAGAAGGGTTAAATAAGCAAAGGTCAGATTTGCAAACATACCACCACGACCCCCTCGGCCACCGCTTCCACCTCCTCTCTGAGTGAACTCAGCCCTTCTGGTAGCAAACGACACCTTGATGGGTCTACCATTAAACTCTTTTCCTACATTgccaagaaacaaacaaaacattagtttctttgaaatattaataaaaataaaaacaaaaaaagtggaaaaatgcTTTTTCATACCATCAAACCAATCAATGGCTGCTTTGGCCGAGGGCGGGTCATCAAATGAGACCGTGGCTTCACCCTTCAGGCGTCCCGTGGCTTTATCAGAGTACAGATTGATCATAGGCTTGCCAGTCTTCTTGTTGACCTGTTTAAGAGATCACACAGCAGCAAGATCAATATTAGGAATCACCGAATTGAGATTGGTTCAACAATGACAACAACTGGACGTGACCGAAttaaaggacattatttgtgcttaacaTGTGGGGGAAGCCCTAATGCATGTCCTATACCTGAGGTACctagtcatttaaaataataaataaaaaaggcatgAACTAGAGGGTCTGATTTTAGCATCGGAATTTTTTGGTCGAAAATTCAGTGGACAAATATTTGGTGCACccctaattaatataaaataccaCAAATTTCATAAGAACTCCATATTTTTAAGAGATTAAACAAATACAGAAAATAACCCCCACAATATTAGGATTTCTCAATTCAATATTTGATAAAATTAAAAGTGTCCTAGTGATACCTTTAAAAACACCTAAAGTGTTATTATATAAATTGTAGTTCACAttctaataaaatatttcatgGTGAAAGCAGCTTGACAAGAGACTTTAAAATCATGCAGCTTTATCTGGTGTAAATTAATGTTTTCTAGGTGAGTGAATTTACCTTTATGATCCCGATTTGCTTGAAATAGTCACCCACTTCCTGAGCATTGACATCCTCCCCAAGACCCTGGACAAAGATGGTATTATTGTCCGAGTTATCCTGATCGCCATCTGCAAACAGGAGaaaataaatccatattaaaGTCATGATTTCTGAAATTAGGATTAAATACTAGGCCTGTcagtatttatatagcacatttcatacagattggaaattcaaagtgctttacattataaaaaacaaaaaagaaaatattaaagaaaaaaaggcaCAGCTAAACGGATGTTTTAAATCtactagggatgcacgatattggaaaacgGTCATTGCAATATTTTTACTTACTGTGATTAATATTGCGATACGAATACAATTTCAACAGATGACTTTAATATTGCTTTGTAAAGAATTCATAATTGTAGATTGATTATGATTTCATATGTGACTACTATGCATTATACAACTTAAATGACAAGCAATGCCAACTACGACAGAGCAAAGTCAAATTAAACAATGATTAAGGTGTTTTCagtgttcgcttaaaaaaaaaaaaaaaaatgtatgactgtATAGTAAAATAAAACTGTCCTTTTCATTGATAGTTgtgtaaaatgtacaataaatctAAAAAGTAGTaagaaaaaaaaggtacaaatgtTTAATTTGTGCACAAATACAATAAATTAGCTTGAGATGCTcaagtcacaggccttaaaaacaaatgcaattcaGCTCACTCCAACATTAAAATTTGAAATGCCACTATGTTGTGAACTAATGTTTGGTAAATTAAAATCTTGACActgcagatcctgcaatgtgactattgcacacTTGGATATTGCAATGTCAATATATTAAAACGATAAATTGTGCAACCCTATCACATAGAGATGCATTGATTAACCCATTTCACTTTTAACCGTGCTTTAGTCAcagttaattaatattaaaggCTTCAACACCACGTTTCtgcacaaaacaaaactgctgcaactaaaagttACGCCAACTGTGCGCTACTGtaaagttctgagcttgtacacaGTGGCTGTACACACTGaattaaaggctgattttaactATGGCTGAAAAGTTTATCAAGCGCTGTTCCCCTGTCCTGTCTTTTGCAcatgcaagttcgttatttccaacaCGGCGTGCATGCATATATTGGCAACAACGCAATGCTTTCAAGTTTTCCGggcgcacctagttgaaaaaAATGCTGTATGTCATGTGACAAGAGCTGGCCGATTAGCTTCATAAGATgtaaagagagaggaaaaaaaaaaaaaaaaagattcaattaTCACTGTATAGTAAAATAACTGTTCTTTTCATTGAtagttgcataaaaaaaaaaaataaaaaaaaaataaaaaaaaaaagtacaaacgtTTAATTTGTGCACAAACGCATTAAATTAGcagttattaatatgctagcatgttaaaataaatcagtactttaaaatgcaatatttatcgtgtcagacacaaaagacagatcaatttgtttaaaaaaaaaaaaaagaaatctgacTAGTTAACCATTAATAACCGGTTaacgagcggcggttgtcggttagcaaaataaccgaaatgagcatccctaattaagaaaaataaattattgggtcaattataccttataaataaagTATGTGACACTTACCACCGTCTGGAGGTGGTGTcaatgtatataaaacaaaatgtgaGGACTTCTGCAACCACCTTTACGCTTTaccctgaacttgaaaatataattggctgaatcgtagataTGCTGAAGTAAGATTGTGTGGTGGTCGAAACGAGATAGTgatcttttttttcaattaatcgtgcagccctaattgttCGTACTATTATTTTGCTGTATTAATTGGTCATTGAGCAGcagtaaataacactttaaagagtttgtgattttctaaactagtagagTTTCGAAATTAATGCACACACAAATctataatcatacaaccaaaatctaatCGTTGCatctaagggtgtcacgatcctacattttcgattatgaataattaattaattaataacgaattaattatttgtagcctaccgtttaaactacctgacctgcatggtctttgttttacccataaccaaattatacagtaaatgaataaaggtaagttacacacataattaccaaaatcgatctattgaattaatcaatctattaaagaaacgttggctagaattctgcattttaggctaaaattatagagagacatgtTATATATAGCAGATCAACCAAGTCTGAATCAGATCGCGAAGCATATCAATGTTgatcatttccgcactgacagcttgaaagaaagaacaaaacaactggcctaacacaacatataagattaaaacatgaaaaaatgatTAGATAGtaacttcggtcaattttcctaacggataaaccgagatcaggctggataaacagctctcggtaatatttcagcatgctttcgcATTTACCGTTAAGAATGACATCTCaccctgctcatcattctctcttcatatagccgtatataactattacacgatcataatacactgtgatatagcctgggtcgttttgttttctcactacaatcgatacGCTTAATAGGGCAGAGAtagtctcattcaggcgatctcggactgattgatttggcgcggatgcgagcgcaacttctggatatatgccaaacaaaccgcgctaacgggggaaacgagacagattccgaaaaaacgtctatgtgtgaaagcaccgtaagattgtatttgaaCAAttgacagtcgcagcacgcagcaaGGCAGCACTGTACACTCACCAGTGCGTCTCGCACGCTAGCACTGGAtcattgggcagtccttattgtcgagccctgaaagTTTAAGCCCTGTCGACAGGTCTCCTGTgtctgcacagtttaacaagcacttcaacaagcctgtttttcccacttggcaagccaagctgacgtgacattggGGGCATGGCAGCATCGatgattctatttttttttattcgatatagagcataaatttcaatcgatttcgatttaaaatcgtgacacccttagttgcATCCCTACTATGAAATACTCTAATGAAGTCTCTCCTTAGTGCTTACCGTCATCCTTCTGGCCGTAGTCTTTGGGTCCTAAAAAGAACAAGACATGAAAGGGAAAAAACAATGTAAGAACTTGAGAAAGAAACATCACAGAGGCATGAGTCCTAATTACTAAAGTCTaccaataattaataaataaaatctgtttgGCTATGCAGACTTGaccttttttcaattaaaaatgaaacatttagcTATTTCACCAGAGCATCCAAAAAATGCTGCAGCATTTCCAACACCTCTGTACACCAGCACAAACTGAGTCTAATCAAAATAAGAAATCCAAGTATTGATCTAATGTTTCTTCTTCCCCATGTGCAGCTGGCATCCCGAACACTGGCATCTAAAGCTACTTTTCCTCATGCAACAGCACCTTTTTCATTAAAGAGCAGTTTAGCTCACAAAAAGCACTACCAGAGAGAACAGCAATAAACAATAAGGTGATGTTCCTTTGGGTTGACAAAGTAAAGAAATGGTGGCTCAAGAGTTCATTTGTTCAGCTAAATCTTTCTGCACTTATTTGCTTTCCCCCACTGAGACAGTTCTGATGCTCGTCACTTACCACCGTAATTTTTGTAGCCACCACGGTCACCACCACTGCAGAGGAAAAAATTGAAGACATGATGGCTTTCCTTTGTTGAAACCTGGGAGAGCAATGCTCCCCTCTTTACCAGTATTCCTGCCATGGTTTACTACAGAGGAGAAATCGGCTCCCATTGAAGCTGGGTTAAAGATGACGGCCCAATGTGCATGAATCATTTCAGATCGAAACCGATTAGGCAAATTAGAATTTTGGGTTTAAGATTGAGATTGAGCGTGCACTCTGAGACCGATGCAACTAAAACCAGAGAAGAGCAACGGAGAACAACCTCCCTGCTCCCTCTTTAGATTAGCATCAATTGAAGCTAACTGTCGACGCACTCGTGTAGACGAGCGCACGCTTTCCTTCCATTATGAGTGAGGTCCATTATGAGGTCCAACTTTAATTTCACTCACTTTGACACCTGTAGTATAAAATGTAGACCAGTtaacacaaaaaagaaacaacaCTGTACAGACACCGATTCATGTGGACTGACTGAGATTTGCTCCTTGTAGCTTAGCTTTCCAAATGTGAACACTCTCCCAAAGGGAAAGCGGGAAACCCAATGATTGAGAAAAACAAGTCCAGAAGAAATGAGCTTTAAAAAGAATGcatccagataaaaaaaaaaaacaaaaagccacACAACATTTGTTGGATGACATGTATTAGAACTGATTTTAGATCAGGATTTAAATCATGCTAATACAACCACTAAATTTAGCCCTGAGAAATGCATATAAATGAGCATAGGTCTCTTCTCAAGTGAAGTCAAAGACTGAAGGACTCTCACTGATTATAATGTACATAAATCCTTGAGGACATACATCTATAATGTGACAGATCTCATTTTCATTTGTGCATCGGGTAACAGTTTACAAGGTTTATTAgtgaatgcatttactaacatgaacaccacatgtacagcatttattaatcataattgaacatttactaatgcattattaacatccaagtccatgcttgttaacattagtttatgcaccgtgagttaacatgaactaacaatgaacaactgtactttcattaactaatgtttactaacatgaataaatactgtagtaaatgtattgttcattgtttgttcatgttagtaaatgcattaacattacctaataaaccttattgtaaagtgtgaccgtgcATCGAGctgaaactagggctgcacgatatcaTATCAGCATCTATTTCGCAATGTGCACATGCACAATAGTACGCCGCGAGATAAGCAATTTTGAGCCTGAATTCTAGTTGACCTGGGGTCTGTTTGTATGTGGATTACTAAATTAGCTGaatttggttattgatgatttgacgatccaggatcatttcgttcttaaAAACTCATCCAAGAGTTGTTATAGCCAcaggtctggtagctcaaacctgctcgggagcaacagcttatttcatataaacagtaAGAGGCCGtatcaagcaaaggtaatacaaAAAGCATGTACCAAATCCTATTTTCAGTCATGTAGGTGTTGTCCCCAGGGGGTTCAAAGAGAACATTAATATGGACTTCTCAGATACAAGCGTGTACGGTTTTAAGgtaatgactaggcccacacgaaatctgtgcACGTAGAATTTTTAGCCAGATTTTTAGaaagcagatttttagcccatcattaattttgtttatttacttgagtaaatgtttcTAAATCtatattcagtttaattcagtaatattattgactaatgaaAATGTTAATCTGATTTATGTAAAATGCCAATtgtaaaagtaatattttctgtcttttagtagatgtattatatgagagacttgctttgtcaCCTTAAATACAAtatgtatgataatagacatgacCAATATTCTTGGGAAAGGAattatttatgcagtcatgcacgttttgacagttaatatgctgGTGATTTGATGCTCCGCAAAAGTTTGACACCATAaccaaaatgctttaaaaaacctGAATAGGCCTGCTACAATAAAAGAAAATCTGCTCCAAATGTAAAACTAACAGcctacaacaaatgtggaaggttattgcgcatcttatttaacaaaccgtttactatgAATCATGTAATTTTGCTCCCATGGAAAActtaatattaatcagatgatgtcactACATTGCTGTTccatcagccaatcattgcatccCAAACTTGTTTcaagaactaaattggccatcAGCTAttaagattaacagatccagattctgccaaatcatcttggatcatttaagtgaggtatgaagaacggacccctgttgcAACAATAGTTTAAGACTAGTTGTCTTGTTTATAGTACAAATAGCcacaatattaaaatgaaaacaagatTTTACTTGCCTCACTGGAAGATCATTACTTTAAGAAAAAACTGAAGtcgaaaacaatatttttacttcatctaagaatctttagatatttggaccacAAACAAGACAAAGAGAACTATAACAAAGCCTTTATTGCACGGTGATTTAATTTCTgttcctgaatactgttagactccccagaaaccCCTCAAATAGTGCTATTAACTTGTGAAActattgatataaaaaaaaaatatattgcaatatttgttAACAAAAATCGCAacttcagatttttccaatatcgtgcagtcctAGTTGTATTAGGTCCTGGATATAAATGTGATGcatattaatacataataaaaagtcCCCATAAGGAGAGAAGGGAGCTActgtaaaataagcctaaatatTCAATTGGGTGGAGTGTCACTTCACAGAAACAGATTGGGGATCTATAAAGAAAGTATAACCTTTCAAACGCTAATACATTACCTTTGGTTAAAATCGTAGCTTTAACACCTATAAGCCTATGCACTTTATTTTGCTCGTTCATTAGTGTGATATGATACCTTCAAGGGTGGGCAGACTTACCCCATACCGGAGGGTGGGCCTCCGCGGCCACCTCTGTCATAGCCTCCGCGGTCATAACCTCCACGCCCCCGACCCCTGTAACCCTCAGACCGGTCAGAGCCTTCATCATCTCCAAATCTGCGGCTGTCCCCTGaagattttaaaagaaattagtttatgaacatcataaaaaaaaaaaaaagaccgtTGATCTGCCTTTACTGTTCCACACACTGTAACCTTTATCAAGTTAAAgtatttaacatttgtttattatcAGGAGATCagatattgtttaaatattagtTTCTGCAACTAAAACCATTTGCCTTAGTAATATTGGAAGACtaaaataaagtggtttaaaaaaaacactaatattaTTACTAAATGGACTGAAAAAGCGGTTAATAATCATCAATATCAAATGATATAAAACACGACATTGTCATACTTTTGCAATATCACCCAGCCGCATTACAACAAATATGATTGACAAATGCTAGCAGTTTAAATTGATTGgggaataaaaaatgtattattaatttagaCTAAAGTAGTAAAACAGCAAATAATTACCATCATTGCGTCTCCCGTAGCCACCTTGAGAGCCTCCATATGAGCCACTGGATTGCCCATACCCtcctccaccaccaccaccacttgACTGCTGTCCGTAAGAGCGCTGCTGGCCATAGGATTTATCCCCATACCTGTATTAAGACGGAACCGAAGACTTTATAAAAGGCCTAAAATGTTTTCATACGAGCAGcggtcaccaaacttattcctagagggccggtgtcctgcagattttagctttaaccctaatcaaacacacctgaacaagctaatcaaggtcttactaggtatacttgaaacacccaggcaggtgtgttgaggcaagttagagctaaaccttgcagggacaccggccctccaggacaaagattggtgacccctgtgttGAAGCGATagctcaaccaaaaatgaaaatgtaattaaattaacttaagcATTACTGcacaagtaaaaacaaacaaaaccaattAAGCCATTGAAGTCTCCAAGCATTTGGCCGCTGTAGTGAACAGCACGGCAAACACAATGTGAATACTCTTAAAAAGCACTCCAAGTTAAATTGACCAGAGCCCACAATATCGTGCATGTTCATCACCACAATATATTagagttgtcacgatactgaaattAGTACCAATTAATACTGAAGataccttctccaccaatcagattggcactttagttcacggagctgctgaagttacagtaagcAGCATTTGGAGGTGCTCAAGAGCAAAAcggtcaatgcgagcgcacattgaagaaacccagaggcgatatgaacatgaagctgcttattgcactgttgaacaataatcatttcttcacaattttacattcataaatgtaaatttaccatTAGGAAACCCAATTTTAAGGTGCTGATGACGGAATTATGATTATATATTAGTAGTATCAAAGACTCTAAATAAGAAAGCCCTACGCACTTTAAAACTTTGTGAActctacaatgtatttatttgatttttacatatgtatatttgtatttgatttatgCTTACCCCCTGGCATGTATACATTTCTTTTTGTATTgttaaaatgttacaataaacaaaaataataatcatttcttcatcgctagagctgctacttgaaccatccataacaaGCGCGTCAACTTTCCGTCTTTTGTGTTACAAGCAGGTTTcaaaagcttaaagttgtgtagcgccatctaacaaagtgattttgcatactcttctgctcgacgacAAAAAATTGCTTGGGTTAACGCTGACAATAAACGCaaagcatcccggtgtgtacgagcctttagcATCCCAGTATATGTGGTCACACTtcgtaaacagcggtgagtttggttAACTGATTACCTTTAAGGCCAATCATGGTAatatctgttgagcatgtgaacccaactgcaaatcagcaccatttaataatgttttcaaatgttcatgggaaaagctttatttttataatttcagtATTACTTGGTAgcaaattccagtatcatgacaaccctataATACATAATCATTTCAACATGTCTAGATGTGACTACTAACATACATTCACTCTTGGTGTTATTGCAAGGATCAAACACACTTGCACAAACAATCCCGCTTCAACCACTGAGATTCAAGCAGCATGTGATGTAAAACGTCAAGTCAGATCTCATACCCAGACGAGGATTCAGAACCCTGTTGTCCATAACTGTCAGAGCCCTGCTGCTGTTGGCCATAACCACCAGAGGAATATCCCTGCGATGACTGACCATAACTGTCTCCTGTAGAGAATAACGACAATTATACACACCATCCACCCCGAGTGAcagaattagggctgcacgataaatggcttcagcatcgatatcgcaatgtgatcatcaCAATAGTGATGTAGCAGGATTTgaaatgttgagtttgtattatagtgcctcatttgcatatgttATTGAGGCCTGTGACTGCATGAGGACTTTAAAAGCTTTCAGGCATACATGTATAGCGTTAGTAACTTTGATAATGATTAAAGTAGTGTAATTAAATTATCtaaatactgtttaaaaataagttagttttttttgcatttatgtttgctttgtgttttacattttatgcagatgtacCCCAGAGTCATGCCAATGAACCTAAAATTATTCATTCTTTGAGGCCTGTGATTGTATGAGGAATGTAAAAGCTTTTAGGTATGAGCAATTGTACCAATAGTAATTtgaaatggatttattttattgaattatttttagttttattcagttactgtacctgaatactgttacagggtttctgcaggttttaacAAGTTAAATTTAACAACTTGAGACCActatgaatgacattttagacttATACGAGACTAAATGTTAAGGATTTTTCGAATAGAGTTGGAAAAGATTTTACTTGCCCCAtccaaaattattataatttaatgcatttattaacacaacaacaatattaataataaaaatataagttaGGTCAggatcctcagcagtaaataaacagaatttttttttaaacaaacgttACTGCGAGAAAAGTAACTGGAATTGTATGAATGTTAATggtcagattgggtagctatacatatAGGCTATAAGAAATTAGGACCTGTTGCAactgatttaagacctacaatacaatatttcagtatttaagacttaaggcctaaaatttagcatTTGAAATACAAGAATTTAAGACGCCGCAGATACCCTGTGCTAGACTTAAaccattaaaacactgtttgctTCAATTGTAGCCTTCTCTTTATTGTTTTCATCTATGCTTTGAATTAATCTAATGCAGAATCAAGCCAATCAGTCTAAAATCATAAATACTTTGCATATAGAGATGTTCCAAGTCCTCTGGTGAAATAGTAtctaaatcataatataatacaaaataaaataaaaatcacaaatgtgagatttttccaatatcatgcagccctaaacaGACTATTACAGACTACCCACCACCAGACTGCCCATAACCACCATAGCTCTGTTCGCTGTAACTTCCGCTTCCATTACCCTGTCCATATCCCtgctggaggaagaagaaaaataatataG is part of the Danio rerio strain Tuebingen ecotype United States chromosome 15, GRCz12tu, whole genome shotgun sequence genome and encodes:
- the taf15 gene encoding TATA-binding protein-associated factor 2N isoform X3 translates to MADMVDPRVIKVDSRDMDRVMEAEVTANRAMVVMGSLVETVMVSHRRDIPLVVMANSSRALTVMDNRVLNPRLGMGINPMASSALTDSSQVVVVVEEGMGNPVAHMEALKVATGDAMMGTAADLEMMKALTGLRVTGVGGVEVMTAEAMTEVAAEAHPPVWGPKDYGQKDDDGDQDNSDNNTIFVQGLGEDVNAQEVGDYFKQIGIIKVNKKTGKPMINLYSDKATGRLKGEATVSFDDPPSAKAAIDWFDGKEFNGRPIKVSFATRRAEFTQRGGGSGGRGGRGGFRGRGGGGGGGGGGGFGGGPSFDVRGGDWPCPNSSCGNMNFARRYECNRCGTPKPEGDSFGGGGGGSDRGSRGGYGGDHGDRGGGFRGGRGGGFRGGDRGGGGYKMGGRGDHRDDRRGRPY
- the taf15 gene encoding TATA-binding protein-associated factor 2N isoform X6; this encodes MAGILVKRGALLSQVSTKESHHVFNFFLCSGGDRGGYKNYGGPKDYGQKDDDGDQDNSDNNTIFVQGLGEDVNAQEVGDYFKQIGIIKVNKKTGKPMINLYSDKATGRLKGEATVSFDDPPSAKAAIDWFDGKEFNGRPIKVSFATRRAEFTQRGGGSGGRGGRGGFRGRGGGGGGGGGGGFGGGPSFDVRGGDWPCPNSSCGNMNFARRYECNRCGTPKPEGDSFGGGGGGSDRGSRGGYGGDHGDRGGGFRGGRGGGFRGGDRGGGGYKMGGRGDHRDDRRGRPY
- the taf15 gene encoding TATA-binding protein-associated factor 2N isoform X1; its protein translation is MASDSGYGHPGSQQSYGGYGGSQGYQGGQQGYGQGNGSGSYSEQSYGDSYGQSSQGYSSGGYGQQQQGSDSYGQQGSESSSGYGDKSYGQQRSYGQQSSGGGGGGGYGQSSGSYGGSQGGYGRRNDGDSRRFGDDEGSDRSEGYRGRGRGGYDRGGYDRGGRGGPPSGMGGGDRGGYKNYGGPKDYGQKDDDGDQDNSDNNTIFVQGLGEDVNAQEVGDYFKQIGIIKVNKKTGKPMINLYSDKATGRLKGEATVSFDDPPSAKAAIDWFDGKEFNGRPIKVSFATRRAEFTQRGGGSGGRGGRGGFRGRGGGGGGGGGGGFGGGPSFDVRGGDWPCPNSSCGNMNFARRYECNRCGTPKPEGDSFGGGGGGSDRGSRGGYGGDHGDRGGGFRGGRGGGFRGGDRGGGGYKMGGRGDHRDDRRGRPY